Within the Acidobacteriota bacterium genome, the region TTCTATATCTTTTACCGATTCAAGTTCTCCTTTGACCCGGAAGGCATACTTGAATCTTCCTTTTTTTATAAATCCTCCCTGAAGACTTGCATTGAAAGCATCTATTTTTGATGCAACTTCTGAAATATCTAATTTATAAAGTTCCAAAAGCTTGGGATCAATATCAACGTAAATCTCTCTCTCAACACCTCCTGAAATTTCAGCTTCTGCAACTCCATAAATCTGCTCTAATCTTGGCTTTAGCATTTCAACGGCAAAAGAATTCAATTCTACAATTGATGTAGTTTTTGAACCTGAAAGAGCCAATGTCATTATCGGTCTGCTCTGGGGGTCATACTGAATTATCGTTGGCCTTCCAGCATCCTGGGGCAAAAAATACCTTGCACTGTCCAATTTTTCCCTTGTATGAAGGAGTGCAAAATCCATATCTGTTCCCCATGCAAATTCCAGTGTAATTACCGAAAGCCCTTCTTTCGAAACAGATTCAATGTTTTTTATTCCAGGAATTGTGTTGAGCATTGCCTCAAGGGGAGCTGTGATAAAGCTTTCTATCTCCTCTGGTGCTGCCCCCCTGTATGTTGTTCTTACTGTTAGCTTTGGATATCTTATATCAGGAAGAAGGTCAACGCTAAGTTCTCGAAGGGATACAAACCCAAAAAGAATTATTGCAAGGAAAATCATCGAAACTGTAACAGGTCGCTTTATTGAAAATCCTATCAACCCTTTCATGTTGATTAGCCTTTAACTTTTAGCCATTAGTCTTTCAGTTCTTAGTTCTTTACTCCATCCTTAATTCTGAATCTTTTTTCTAATTTATTTTTAATTGTTAATTTTTTATCTTCTTTCCGAGTACTGTTTACAGTTCATTGTTTACTGATTATTTTATAATTTTTACTTTCGAATCATGCGCTAAAGTGAAATGTCCTTCAACAATTACTTTTTCTCCTGCTGTGACTCCATTTAAAACTTCTACATATTCCTCATTCTCTAAACCTGAATCTATGTATCTCCATTTAGCAAGCTCTCCTTCCACAACAAAACAGAGCCTTCTTCCTCCTCTTACAAGAACAGCTTCCTGAGGGATGATCAATCTCTCTTTATAAATCTCTGAATCAATGAAGACCTCACAGTGCATTCCAGATTTAATTCTTTCTTCAGGATTGGCAATGCTTATAAATACCTTACAGGTTTTATCCTCTGGGTTGACAAGGGGACTTATGCTTTTAACCTTTCCCCTGAAAAATTTGGAAGGATAGGCAGAGAATTTCATCAAAGCTTCTCTCCCAGGAAAAACTTTTCCTATTTCGCTTTCAAGTATCTTTGCCTCTATTTCTACTGAATCTAAATCCACAATCGTGAAAAGCTCCCTCCCAGTCTCACAATTCTCCTTCTCTGAAACTTTTATATCTGTGATAATCCCTGGAAAAGGTGAGATGATCTTGGTTCTATCCAAGTCAATTTTAGCTCTTTTATACTCAATCTCAGCTTGTGTCAATTGAGTGCTTGCAGCAAGGATATCTTCCCTTTTCTCACCTGCTTCAATCAATGAGATTTCGTATTCTCTTTTTGCCTCTTCAACCTGTTTCTCAGAGGCTTTTCCATTTCTAAATAGACTAAGAATTTCTTCAAATTTCTTTCTGTTATCTTCAATTTTTCTTCTCTCTTCTTCGGTCATTTGAGTTTCCTTTACAGCATATTGATTCTGAATGTAAAACTGGCTCAATCGATTTAGTCTCGTTGCCTCTGTTTCTTCTAATTTTAGCCTGTATTCTCTGTCATCAAACTCTAATAATAGATCTCCCTCTTTTACATTGAACCCTTCTGCTACATAAATCTTTTTAACGATCCCCCTTATCTCAGATTTCATTTTCACATTCCTTCTTGCAACTACCTCTCCTACAGTCTTTAGCCTCATTATCAAATCCCCATATTTTGCATCGATTACTCTCACAGGAAGAGGTGCTTCTTCTTTTTTACTCATAGGGGCTGAAGAAGAAACTGAGGTTGAACCTGAGGATGTAACTCCTTCCTTATTCTCCTCTGATGAGGTTTTTTTAAAATAAAGATAGGACCCAACCATCAATAATACAAGGATTACAATACCAGTTAAAACTCTCAATATATCTTTACTCTTCATTTCACCCACCAAATTTCCTGAAAATATTATCACTAAATTCTTTTAGTTGCAAGATTTTTTTCGAATTCAGAGAGCTTTTTTCCTATCTCTCCTCTTCGAGTTTTAAATCTTTCTTCTAAATTCTCTATAAATTCATAAGTTCCAGAAAGTTATGTGTTTCTATAAGTTTTTGCATGAGATTTTTCTTTCTTATATTTTTAAAAATATCTCAAATTCTTATTGTTTTGAGCTTTTATTTAAGAAAACAATGATAATTCCTGGAATGAGTATTAATAGATCTCTTGTGATTAATAAAAATCCGCTTATTTTAGATTCATATGGATTAACTGAAAAACATCCACAGTTAATATCAATACCTCGAATGGTATTTATTAGAATTGCTATGATAAAAATAATCAGAAGAGATGAGAGTATGAGAGCTGAATATCTTACAAGAATTCCTAAAATTAGAAGTATTCCAGATATAAGCTCTATCCATGGGAGTATGATTGCTGTTATCCCAATTAGATAATCAGGAAGTATTTTGTAGTTATAGATTATTTCTGCAAATTCCAAAGGATATGCAATTTTTCCAATGCTTGCATAGATAAATATTCCACCAAGGATAATCTGAGAGAAGGTCTGAATTGGAGAGGAACTTAAAAGGGTTAATATTTTATTCTTCATAGTCATTTTCATACAAATTTTTTTAATGTACTCACATTTGTAATTAAATACTTAATTTTTATTTCCACAAATTAATTTATAAAACTCTATTTAATGAATTTTCAGTTTGAATTCTAAAATGATTGATTTTTAAATATCACTATTCATCTTTATAAACAGTATGATATTCTATTTTAATTTATATTCTATGGGGAAAATTATTATCTCCTATTTCTCAATAAACATAATATTTTGAAGATGGCGGCCAATTTTTTATTTTAAATTTTTTTATAAGAATATTTCCAGTCTCATCATCTTCATATATTGTATATATAAATTCACCTTTTATGACTTTAGGTACAAATTCCGGAGATAATTGAGATGTTCGATAAATATATCTGCCTTGAGAGTCAAAGATATCGCAAAAATATAAATCTTTAGAAACCCCCTCTCGAACAACCCAAATCCAACCGAAGTCATCAATCAATATCCATGAAATAAAGGGTTTAAAGGGAGGAAGTGTATAGTCTTTCCGCCAGGTTGGAGGTATTTTTTCTATGTTTTTAAGATGCTCCCTTTTCTCTTCCTCTGAATAAGGTATTGGAGATACCTCACAATTTACCTCTACATTTAGGTCTTTGTCATCGGTAATAAAAAATTTATATTCATTCTTGCGTCCATATACGAGCATCCCTTTATCACTTCGAAACATCAGATAATCACTTCTCAGATCCAATCTTCTAAAAGAAGAATACTCTTTTATTATTTTATTATTCTTGATTTTGGCGATTCTTCTGGCTTCCCCCTTCTCATCCCATATCGCTGACTCAGCAAAAATATTTTCTTTACTGTCAATATAAAAAACGCCAGTATAAGGTAGAATTTTAATACTTTTCAAATAAGTACCTTGAAGATCGAATTTATCTATTCTATCGTGGTTAATAAAAAGCACATAAATAAAATCTTTGACAATTTGTATTCCAAAAGGTTCTTCAGGAAATTCCCCAGGGCCCTGCCCTATTCTTCCTATTGTGTTTACATGTCTTCCCGAATGGCTAAAAACTTTGATTTGACAATTTTTGCTATCCAGAATATAAATGTTTCCCCTATTATCTAAAGCAATGTGATTTACTCTTTCAAATATGTAATTTTCGTCTTCCTGATGCCCAAGTGTAAACTGGTCTTCTAAATCCAGCCTAAACTTATCTATTACTGGTCGAGAGGGATTATATACAATCATTGTATTCCCTCTCAACATTTTGGAGCCTTTCCATTGAAGTTTGTTTTGGCTTTTTTTACATGAAGCAATAGAAAAAATTAAGATTAATATTATTAAACTTTTTTCTAGTGTTTTACTTTCTTTTCTCATAGAATTCATACTTTTATTAATTTAATACTTTTTCAGATCTTTATCAACATTACTCTCATGGAGGGTTTAGCAGGAGGTTTTTGAACCCCTCCTGCTAAACCTTTTTAGAGAAGTCTTAGTTGACAAGCTCGCCACAACTTGCTTGACCACCACTCGCACAGTAACACGAACACGCCCCCTTATCAGCATCGCACCTACAAGAAGTATCACTACAAGAACACCTGCATGATCCGCTACCGCAGGAAGCGTAATCTGAGTAAAGATAAGGTGTGATTAGAGTAAGAAAAACAACGAGAGTCAAAACAACTGCTAATGCAAATACAGCCACTCTCACTTTCATTATTAATCACCTCCTTTTTTAAAGACTATTCAACCACCCGCGGAGGCTTTTAAATAGAACCCCGTCTTTATAAAAATTTTTAAAAATTAACTGTAGAAGACGAGTTTGATCTTGTTAAGATCCTATATAGCTACAGCCTGACAACTCGTACCGGTTCCATCATCACACCAACACGCACAATTTCCATTTTCCCACATTATGCATGTGCATTCAGAAGCTTGAGGAGTACTCCTACAATAACACTGGCAGGGCCCAGTTACACATATAACCGATATTTGTGAATAAATATAAGGTGTGATTAGAATAAGAAGAAGCGTTAAGGTCAGAGCCACTACTAAAGAGAGTACCACGTCTCTTCGTTTCATTATATATTCACCTCCTTTTATTGAGACTGTTCAATAATTTGCAATTGATTGTAAGTGAATGTTTTCCACCCTTTTTGTTTACCGCAAATTTGATTTTGAGGATATATCATTTAAACCATTGATTTTAATTACTTTCCAATTTGCATTAGTTCTGTTTTCAATTCAACACCTCATAAAAATCCTCTTTTATTTTCTTATTAGAAATAATACAATTGGTGAAAGGATTTGTTCCTAAAATCTTTGTAGATCCTAAAGAAAATATTTTAAAAAGCCCTATTTCTTTTTTACCTCCGTTTTCAGAATAATAACAATGATATACCTTCTCTTTGTTCCCTTCTCTGTTGTATTGATATATATAGGGAGCTCCTAAGGCTATTAAAATATTTCCATTTTCATCAACTCTGATATCATGCGTTATAGCAATTATATTGGATACAATTTGTTTTTTGTGATCAGCGATAGGAATTGCTGCTTTTTTCATTATTCTACCTATCTCAGGACCTTTTATTTCTCTTTCAAATATCAATTTTTCGTTTTTGTCATACTTTCTGAATTTTGGAATTGCCTCAAAAGTAATGTAGACATTATCCTCTTGATCTATATCAAGATAAGTCCTTTTGTTAAAAACTATTTTAATTAGGTCATCTTTGTATTTCGCATCAACGTTTCCAAAATTTCTCAAAACCTCTCCTTTTTTATTGAAGACAGAGATAATCGTGTTATTTTTGAGATCTGCATTACCAGTAACATAGATTTCTCCTTTAGAATTCACCTTA harbors:
- a CDS encoding NHL repeat-containing protein, with product MHKVKIFLRIFAIALLSFGFVIQIDGQKAISEREPLMFKTLFPGIEKYIKFPVGIEVDKEGNYYILEREEQCIKVFKSNYNYSHKIGEIGQGKGELYNTQDFCLDKNGTVFVADSGNRRIQYFSSKGQYLGGFNVQFRPRSIKVNSKGEIYVTGNADLKNNTIISVFNKKGEVLRNFGNVDAKYKDDLIKIVFNKRTYLDIDQEDNVYITFEAIPKFRKYDKNEKLIFEREIKGPEIGRIMKKAAIPIADHKKQIVSNIIAITHDIRVDENGNILIALGAPYIYQYNREGNKEKVYHCYYSENGGKKEIGLFKIFSLGSTKILGTNPFTNCIISNKKIKEDFYEVLN
- a CDS encoding 6-bladed beta-propeller translates to MIVYNPSRPVIDKFRLDLEDQFTLGHQEDENYIFERVNHIALDNRGNIYILDSKNCQIKVFSHSGRHVNTIGRIGQGPGEFPEEPFGIQIVKDFIYVLFINHDRIDKFDLQGTYLKSIKILPYTGVFYIDSKENIFAESAIWDEKGEARRIAKIKNNKIIKEYSSFRRLDLRSDYLMFRSDKGMLVYGRKNEYKFFITDDKDLNVEVNCEVSPIPYSEEEKREHLKNIEKIPPTWRKDYTLPPFKPFISWILIDDFGWIWVVREGVSKDLYFCDIFDSQGRYIYRTSQLSPEFVPKVIKGEFIYTIYEDDETGNILIKKFKIKNWPPSSKYYVY
- a CDS encoding MauE/DoxX family redox-associated membrane protein, which translates into the protein MKNKILTLLSSSPIQTFSQIILGGIFIYASIGKIAYPLEFAEIIYNYKILPDYLIGITAIILPWIELISGILLILGILVRYSALILSSLLIIFIIAILINTIRGIDINCGCFSVNPYESKISGFLLITRDLLILIPGIIIVFLNKSSKQ
- a CDS encoding efflux RND transporter periplasmic adaptor subunit — translated: MKSKDILRVLTGIVILVLLMVGSYLYFKKTSSEENKEGVTSSGSTSVSSSAPMSKKEEAPLPVRVIDAKYGDLIMRLKTVGEVVARRNVKMKSEIRGIVKKIYVAEGFNVKEGDLLLEFDDREYRLKLEETEATRLNRLSQFYIQNQYAVKETQMTEEERRKIEDNRKKFEEILSLFRNGKASEKQVEEAKREYEISLIEAGEKREDILAASTQLTQAEIEYKRAKIDLDRTKIISPFPGIITDIKVSEKENCETGRELFTIVDLDSVEIEAKILESEIGKVFPGREALMKFSAYPSKFFRGKVKSISPLVNPEDKTCKVFISIANPEERIKSGMHCEVFIDSEIYKERLIIPQEAVLVRGGRRLCFVVEGELAKWRYIDSGLENEEYVEVLNGVTAGEKVIVEGHFTLAHDSKVKIIK